The following coding sequences are from one Megamonas funiformis window:
- a CDS encoding nucleoside kinase produces MDCQIKYSLLDTVLKEQKNHKNLITAVKINNVLRDVQTQVTPEDKVEFIDMTTEDGVQAYQRSILFIMMAAVNMLYPDKEVVVEHSVNNGIYCELLPKGDLTLEMVGKIQEKMFEFVSKAKDIKKCILPREDAVALFRESQQIAKSKLLESLKQDYVSLYYCAGYYDYLYGPMLYNTSLLDKFAIDFYEPGLIVRTPLISNPNVIPPKMKQKKLSMILSEADRWSYILKCNYVTNLNEYIHSNKISELIRISEALHEKKIAQIADHIVESIEDLRLILIAGPSSSGKTTFAQRLRIQLLVNGINPLSISLDDYFLDRDKTPKTPEGQYDFESIEALDLPLFNKHMMALLKGESVELPVYNFTTGYREWKNHIVKLEPNQPIIIEGIHGLNDELTRDIPSHVKYKIYVSALTQLAIDAHNRIPTTAARIIRRIVRDNQFRGAHALKTIKQWPDVRKGEDKNIFPFQENADVMFNSALIYELGILKKYAKPLLEKITPDLPEYNISKRLIDFLDYFEDISNDDDVPNNSILREFIGKSCFF; encoded by the coding sequence ATGGATTGCCAAATAAAATACTCATTATTAGATACTGTCTTAAAAGAACAGAAAAATCACAAAAATTTGATAACAGCAGTAAAAATAAATAATGTCCTACGTGATGTACAAACGCAAGTTACACCAGAAGACAAAGTAGAATTCATTGATATGACCACTGAAGATGGTGTCCAAGCTTATCAACGAAGTATTTTATTTATCATGATGGCTGCTGTAAATATGCTTTATCCTGATAAAGAGGTAGTAGTAGAACATTCCGTAAATAATGGTATTTATTGTGAATTATTGCCTAAAGGTGATTTAACACTAGAAATGGTCGGCAAAATTCAAGAAAAAATGTTTGAATTTGTTTCTAAAGCAAAAGATATAAAAAAATGCATTTTGCCTCGTGAAGATGCTGTTGCTTTATTTAGAGAATCTCAACAAATCGCTAAATCAAAACTTCTTGAATCCTTAAAGCAAGACTATGTAAGCCTTTATTACTGCGCAGGCTATTATGATTATCTTTATGGTCCAATGCTTTATAACACTTCATTATTAGATAAATTCGCTATAGACTTTTATGAGCCAGGATTGATTGTTAGAACACCTTTAATCAGCAATCCTAATGTAATTCCGCCAAAGATGAAACAAAAGAAACTATCTATGATATTAAGTGAAGCCGATAGATGGTCTTACATTTTAAAATGTAATTATGTGACCAATTTGAATGAATATATTCACTCAAATAAAATTAGTGAATTAATTCGTATTTCCGAAGCATTACACGAAAAGAAAATCGCTCAAATTGCCGATCATATAGTTGAATCTATAGAAGACCTTCGTTTAATTTTAATAGCTGGTCCATCATCTTCTGGAAAAACAACATTTGCTCAAAGATTGCGCATACAATTGCTTGTCAATGGTATAAATCCTCTATCCATATCTTTAGATGATTATTTCTTAGATAGAGATAAAACTCCTAAAACACCTGAAGGTCAATATGATTTTGAATCTATAGAAGCTTTGGATTTGCCATTATTCAATAAACATATGATGGCATTATTAAAAGGAGAGAGCGTTGAATTACCAGTTTATAATTTCACCACAGGCTACCGTGAATGGAAAAATCATATTGTAAAATTAGAACCTAATCAACCTATCATCATCGAAGGTATTCATGGTTTAAATGATGAATTAACAAGAGATATTCCTTCTCATGTAAAATATAAAATTTATGTCAGCGCCTTAACTCAATTAGCTATAGATGCACACAACCGCATTCCTACTACAGCTGCTCGCATTATTCGCCGTATTGTTCGCGATAATCAATTTAGAGGTGCTCACGCTTTAAAAACAATTAAACAATGGCCTGATGTGCGCAAAGGTGAAGATAAAAATATTTTCCCATTCCAAGAAAATGCAGACGTCATGTTTAATTCTGCTCTAATTTATGAATTAGGTATTTTAAAGAAATACGCTAAACCTTTATTAGAAAAAATCACGCCTGATTTACCAGAATATAATATATCTAAACGCTTAATTGATTTTCTTGATTACTTTGAAGATATTTCAAACGATGATGATGTACCAAATAATTCTATACTAAGAGAATTTATTGGAAAATCTTGTTTCTTCTAA
- the proC gene encoding pyrroline-5-carboxylate reductase, with protein sequence MFDNLKLGFIGFGNMGQAIATGLINQGAIQSNQIFACAKNWDKLCKNTQEKQINPCKSAKEVVDNVDMVIIAVKPYMIEEVITPIKKELQEKIVISIAANFPFAKYEQILLPNTHHLSTIPNTPVAIGEGIFICENTHSLSDEELDLFTKLLSTISIVQFVETKQLSIGGTVAGCGPAFASMFIEALADAGVMHGLARPVAYKLASQMIVGTGKLQLATNNHPGAMKDAVCSPSGTTIVGVATLERKGFRSAVIDAIDAIENK encoded by the coding sequence ATGTTTGATAATTTAAAATTAGGTTTTATTGGTTTTGGCAATATGGGACAAGCTATAGCTACAGGTTTAATCAATCAAGGAGCTATACAGAGCAATCAAATTTTTGCTTGTGCTAAGAATTGGGATAAACTTTGTAAAAATACACAGGAAAAACAAATCAATCCTTGTAAAAGTGCAAAAGAAGTTGTTGATAATGTAGATATGGTCATCATAGCTGTGAAACCATATATGATAGAAGAAGTCATTACACCAATAAAAAAAGAATTACAAGAAAAAATCGTTATTTCTATTGCAGCAAATTTTCCTTTTGCTAAATATGAACAAATTCTTTTACCAAATACACATCATTTAAGTACAATACCAAATACACCAGTAGCCATAGGTGAAGGTATTTTTATTTGTGAAAATACACATTCTTTAAGTGATGAAGAATTGGATTTATTTACAAAATTATTATCCACAATTTCTATAGTTCAATTTGTAGAAACTAAACAATTATCCATTGGCGGAACTGTAGCAGGTTGTGGCCCTGCTTTTGCCAGTATGTTTATCGAAGCTTTAGCTGATGCTGGTGTAATGCATGGTCTTGCTCGCCCTGTAGCTTATAAATTAGCAAGTCAAATGATAGTGGGAACTGGTAAATTGCAATTAGCTACAAATAATCATCCAGGTGCAATGAAAGATGCAGTATGTTCTCCATCTGGTACTACTATTGTGGGTGTAGCAACTTTAGAACGTAAAGGCTTTAGAAGTGCAGTGATTGACGCTATTGATGCTATTGAAAACAAATAA
- the coaBC gene encoding bifunctional phosphopantothenoylcysteine decarboxylase/phosphopantothenate--cysteine ligase CoaBC, with protein sequence MLKGKNILLAVCGGIAVYKVVDVASRLRKLGANVHVVMTKEATNFVTPLTFQEISGNPVNVSMWDKVTNWNVEHIALANLADLVLIAPATANIIGKIANGIADDMLSTVIMATKAPVFVAPAMNSNMYQNPITQKNINTLREYNYHIIEPASGHLACGVNGIGRLPEPITLVETIKDYVEKQNNQSLKGKKVIVSAAGTREPIDPVRYISNRSSGKMGYAIATEAASRGAEVVLVSGITNIKAPENVKLIKVESAREMQKHIEEHFADCDITIMSAAVSDYRVKEVASQKIKKSDEVMTIELVKNPDILKGLGEKKSDKQYLVGFAAETQNVEEYAKGKLQRKNLDMIVANDVSQAGAGFNVDTNIAKIITCDGEIKQAPLMQKTELAKLILDTIEEKMNK encoded by the coding sequence ATGTTAAAAGGCAAAAATATCTTATTAGCAGTTTGTGGTGGTATTGCAGTTTATAAAGTTGTAGATGTAGCTAGCAGATTAAGAAAATTAGGCGCTAATGTACATGTAGTAATGACTAAAGAAGCTACAAATTTTGTTACACCACTTACATTTCAAGAAATTAGTGGAAATCCTGTAAATGTTTCTATGTGGGATAAAGTTACAAATTGGAATGTAGAACATATTGCTCTTGCTAATTTGGCGGATTTAGTTTTGATTGCACCTGCAACAGCAAATATTATTGGTAAAATAGCAAATGGTATTGCTGATGATATGTTATCTACTGTGATTATGGCGACTAAAGCACCTGTTTTTGTCGCTCCTGCAATGAATAGTAATATGTATCAAAACCCAATAACACAAAAAAATATAAATACTCTTCGTGAATATAATTATCATATTATTGAACCAGCAAGTGGTCATTTAGCTTGTGGTGTAAATGGTATAGGTAGACTTCCTGAACCTATTACTTTAGTAGAGACTATAAAAGATTATGTTGAAAAACAAAATAATCAGTCTTTAAAAGGTAAAAAAGTGATTGTAAGTGCAGCAGGTACAAGAGAACCAATTGACCCTGTTCGCTACATCAGTAATCGTTCTAGTGGAAAAATGGGATATGCTATTGCTACAGAAGCTGCTAGTAGAGGTGCTGAAGTAGTTTTAGTTTCAGGTATTACAAATATTAAAGCGCCTGAAAATGTAAAATTAATAAAAGTAGAGTCTGCACGTGAAATGCAAAAACATATTGAAGAGCATTTTGCAGATTGTGATATTACAATAATGTCAGCAGCTGTTTCAGATTATCGTGTAAAAGAAGTAGCTAGTCAAAAAATAAAAAAATCTGATGAAGTCATGACTATTGAGCTTGTAAAAAACCCAGATATTTTGAAAGGTTTAGGCGAGAAAAAATCAGATAAACAGTATTTAGTTGGCTTTGCTGCTGAAACACAGAATGTTGAAGAATATGCTAAAGGCAAATTACAGCGCAAAAATCTTGATATGATTGTAGCAAATGATGTAAGCCAAGCTGGTGCTGGATTTAATGTAGATACTAATATAGCTAAAATCATCACTTGTGATGGAGAAATAAAACAAGCTCCACTTATGCAAAAGACAGAACTTGCTAAATTGATTTTAGATACAATTGAAGAAAAAATGAATAAATGA
- the rpoZ gene encoding DNA-directed RNA polymerase subunit omega, producing MDIVHPSMDQLLPKVDSKYTLVVLAAKRARQILAGSSVKSVLQSHKDVTNALEEVAEDKITFARVKKSI from the coding sequence ATGGATATAGTACATCCTTCTATGGACCAACTTTTACCAAAAGTTGATAGTAAATATACTTTAGTAGTTTTAGCAGCTAAAAGAGCTAGACAAATTTTAGCAGGTTCTTCTGTAAAATCCGTACTTCAATCTCATAAAGATGTTACAAATGCTTTAGAAGAAGTTGCAGAAGATAAAATTACTTTTGCACGTGTGAAAAAAAGCATTTAA
- the gmk gene encoding guanylate kinase, with product MKNKGNLIVISGPSGTGKGTVCKELLKAQPEIVFSISATTRKPRPGEVNGKDYWFLSKEEFQQMIAENRLLEWAEVYGNYYGTPADKVREVLESGKDVLLEIDTQGALNVQKMFLKEGTFIFLLPPSLAELEKRIRGRGTETEEAIKRRLSAAIEEIPRGNNYDYIITNEVVSDVVNKILHIIEAERCAVYNNLDKLVQLENEKV from the coding sequence ATGAAGAATAAGGGTAATTTAATCGTTATTTCTGGACCATCTGGTACAGGAAAAGGGACTGTTTGCAAAGAATTATTAAAAGCACAGCCAGAAATTGTATTTTCCATATCAGCAACAACACGTAAACCTAGACCAGGCGAAGTGAATGGTAAGGATTATTGGTTCTTATCTAAAGAAGAATTTCAGCAAATGATAGCAGAAAATCGTTTGTTAGAATGGGCTGAAGTTTATGGAAATTATTATGGAACTCCAGCAGATAAAGTACGCGAAGTATTGGAAAGTGGTAAAGATGTATTACTTGAAATCGATACTCAAGGTGCTTTAAATGTACAGAAAATGTTTTTAAAAGAAGGTACATTCATCTTTTTATTACCTCCTTCTCTTGCAGAACTTGAAAAACGCATTCGCGGACGTGGTACTGAAACTGAAGAAGCAATAAAACGTCGCCTCAGCGCTGCTATTGAAGAAATTCCACGCGGAAATAATTATGATTACATCATCACTAATGAAGTTGTCAGTGATGTTGTAAATAAAATTTTGCATATTATTGAAGCTGAACGCTGTGCAGTGTATAATAATTTAGATAAACTTGTTCAACTTGAAAATGAAAAAGTTTAA
- a CDS encoding DUF370 domain-containing protein gives MQARLVNIGYGTIIAVDRIIAVVAPESAPIKRIVQEAKELKNLIDATYGRRTRSVIIMDNSTVVLSAVQPETITNRVNMDIIKEKGRVNEE, from the coding sequence ATGCAGGCAAGATTAGTTAATATTGGTTATGGTACAATTATAGCTGTAGATAGAATTATCGCAGTTGTCGCTCCAGAGTCAGCACCAATAAAGCGTATAGTCCAAGAGGCAAAAGAGTTAAAGAACTTAATTGATGCCACTTATGGACGTCGTACACGTTCAGTGATTATCATGGATAATTCGACTGTTGTTTTATCGGCTGTACAGCCAGAAACAATAACAAATAGAGTAAATATGGATATTATAAAAGAAAAGGGTAGAGTAAATGAAGAATAA
- a CDS encoding YicC/YloC family endoribonuclease, producing MIRSMTGFGSATFDNGIYKIGVEMKAVNNRYRDISIRMPSGLRALEASIVEALNKYALRGKIDIYINFVNNNEENKKLAIDKDLLIAYYKSLQEINTTIKSVDKKAKLKNISLIDLANFQGVINLADDSLDLEAIKPLLVATVEEATEEFVKMKCIEGENLKKDLLRRLDIIAKHTEKIKVIAPERLVNYRTQLIETLKSLLSEQNIDENRIIQECAIMADKMDITEEIVRMGSHLQQFKASLEMDGNIGRKLDFIVQEMNRETNTMASKANNAEIANLVVEIKGELEKIREQIQNIE from the coding sequence TTGATAAGAAGTATGACGGGCTTTGGCTCAGCAACTTTTGATAATGGAATATATAAAATTGGCGTAGAAATGAAAGCGGTAAACAATAGATATCGCGACATTTCCATTCGTATGCCAAGTGGACTACGTGCTTTAGAAGCAAGTATAGTTGAGGCTTTAAATAAATATGCTCTTCGTGGAAAAATAGATATTTACATTAATTTTGTAAATAACAATGAAGAAAATAAAAAGTTAGCCATTGACAAAGATTTGTTGATTGCTTATTATAAAAGCTTACAGGAAATCAATACAACTATTAAAAGTGTAGATAAAAAAGCAAAATTAAAAAATATATCTTTAATAGATTTGGCAAATTTTCAAGGCGTGATAAATTTAGCTGATGATAGTTTAGATTTAGAAGCGATAAAACCATTATTAGTGGCTACTGTAGAAGAAGCTACAGAAGAATTTGTCAAAATGAAATGTATTGAAGGTGAAAATCTAAAAAAAGATTTACTTCGTCGTTTAGATATCATTGCTAAGCATACAGAAAAAATAAAAGTAATAGCGCCTGAACGCTTAGTAAATTATCGAACTCAATTGATAGAAACACTTAAATCTTTATTGAGTGAACAAAATATTGATGAGAATAGAATAATCCAAGAATGTGCGATAATGGCAGATAAAATGGATATTACAGAAGAAATTGTACGCATGGGAAGTCATTTACAGCAGTTTAAGGCTAGTTTGGAAATGGACGGTAATATTGGTCGTAAATTAGACTTTATTGTCCAAGAAATGAACCGTGAAACAAATACAATGGCTTCTAAAGCTAATAATGCTGAAATTGCTAATTTAGTAGTAGAGATTAAAGGCGAATTAGAAAAAATTCGTGAACAAATCCAAAATATTGAATAG
- the dapF gene encoding diaminopimelate epimerase yields MEFNFSKWQACGNDFVLVNAFNNEDISEIIANAEKICDRHFGVGADGVIFILPSKVADFRMQIINSDGSEAEMCGNGIRCFAKCVKEANLTDKNKFTVETGAGIIVPEIMEDGTVHVDMGEPILEGDKIPVSGFGNNQVVNEDITVDSQTYKMTCVSMGNPHCIVFVDDINSVELEKIGPKFETNPVFPKKTNTEFVEVKNDKYVRMRVWERGAGITWACGTGSCATLVACVLNKRTQRTAQIELDGGILTIQWADNNRIYMTGPATKVFTATWAD; encoded by the coding sequence ATGGAATTTAATTTTTCTAAATGGCAAGCTTGTGGAAATGATTTTGTATTAGTAAATGCTTTCAATAATGAAGATATCAGTGAAATAATCGCAAATGCAGAAAAAATTTGTGATCGTCATTTTGGTGTAGGTGCTGATGGTGTTATATTTATTTTGCCATCTAAAGTAGCAGATTTTCGTATGCAAATCATCAATAGTGATGGCAGTGAAGCTGAAATGTGTGGTAATGGTATACGTTGCTTTGCCAAATGTGTAAAAGAAGCTAATCTTACAGATAAAAATAAATTCACTGTAGAAACTGGTGCTGGTATAATCGTTCCTGAAATTATGGAAGATGGCACTGTTCATGTAGATATGGGTGAACCTATTTTAGAAGGCGATAAAATTCCAGTATCTGGCTTTGGCAATAATCAAGTAGTAAATGAAGATATCACCGTAGATAGTCAAACTTATAAAATGACTTGTGTATCTATGGGAAATCCTCATTGTATCGTTTTTGTTGATGATATTAATAGTGTAGAACTTGAAAAAATTGGTCCAAAATTTGAAACTAATCCAGTATTTCCTAAGAAAACAAATACAGAATTTGTAGAAGTAAAAAATGATAAATATGTTCGCATGCGTGTTTGGGAACGTGGTGCAGGTATCACTTGGGCTTGTGGTACTGGTTCTTGCGCTACATTAGTAGCTTGTGTATTAAATAAACGTACACAAAGAACAGCTCAAATTGAATTAGATGGTGGTATTTTAACAATACAGTGGGCTGATAATAATCGTATTTATATGACTGGCCCTGCTACAAAAGTTTTCACAGCAACATGGGCTGATTAA
- a CDS encoding Rqc2 family fibronectin-binding protein, which translates to MSLDGFSLNPLINELNDKLAGGRIDKICQPNKQDIYLYIRQPGQTYILYLSINPQNPMANITEFQPDNPPEPPVFCMVLRKQLEGGRIASISQYGLDRMILIDIDTLGPKSLIITKTLIAELMGKYSNLILMQDGTIIEAFRRVGENSNRVRTVLPGQNYEVPPIQDKINILTTDTNSFIERLKTYQEATLYQAIIASGLGFGPITAKEIIFLAGFSNDLLIKDMDEMDFSSLTNIIDELKIMYQEKNFSPTLVLDKKRKIKAMAPFALHIFNEKDFTLKTYADINALLEDSKNYTNSYYNLPEKDFYRKTIHNEINRLTKKEKILTEELAKAQKAEKYKIKADNLMTYQYQFKDHQDKEISVANIYDENYAPITIALDTKLTLIQNMQAYYKKYDKLKRSTQMLEIQIKRCQKDREYALTIETAIDACTTIADIEDIKAEMIKAGFLPLENKKKASIAPSKPFKFALPNGMFLFVGKNNYQNDKLTFKTAHSDDIWLHTKDIPGSHVIIDTKGDEVDEDTLFLAAQIAGYFSKARGSSKIPVDYVECRYLKKPSGAKPGFVIFTNNKTLYVTPDEDEIMPIINKDLNKK; encoded by the coding sequence ATGAGCTTAGATGGATTTTCATTAAATCCTTTAATAAATGAACTAAACGACAAATTAGCAGGTGGTAGAATAGATAAAATCTGCCAACCAAACAAGCAAGATATTTATTTATATATTCGCCAACCTGGACAGACATATATTTTATATCTTTCTATAAATCCTCAAAATCCTATGGCAAATATAACTGAATTTCAACCAGATAATCCACCTGAACCACCAGTTTTCTGCATGGTTTTACGTAAGCAATTAGAAGGTGGTCGTATTGCTTCTATTTCTCAATATGGTTTAGACCGCATGATTTTAATAGATATTGATACCTTAGGGCCAAAAAGTCTTATCATTACAAAAACATTAATAGCTGAACTTATGGGAAAATATAGCAATCTTATTTTAATGCAAGACGGAACTATTATTGAAGCTTTTCGCCGTGTAGGTGAAAATAGCAATCGCGTACGTACTGTCTTACCTGGTCAAAATTATGAAGTCCCACCTATTCAAGACAAAATAAATATTTTAACCACCGATACAAATTCATTTATTGAACGCTTAAAAACATATCAAGAAGCGACTTTATATCAAGCAATCATCGCTAGTGGATTGGGCTTTGGTCCAATAACAGCAAAAGAAATCATCTTTTTAGCTGGCTTTAGTAACGATTTATTGATAAAAGATATGGACGAAATGGATTTTTCTTCTTTGACTAATATCATTGATGAATTAAAAATCATGTATCAAGAAAAAAACTTTTCACCAACATTAGTCTTAGATAAAAAACGTAAAATTAAAGCTATGGCACCATTTGCTTTGCATATTTTTAACGAAAAAGACTTCACCCTCAAAACATATGCAGATATTAATGCTCTATTAGAAGACTCCAAAAACTATACTAACAGCTATTATAATTTGCCAGAAAAAGATTTCTATCGTAAAACAATCCATAATGAAATTAATCGTTTAACTAAAAAAGAAAAAATTCTTACAGAAGAATTAGCTAAAGCGCAAAAAGCTGAAAAATATAAGATAAAAGCTGATAACTTAATGACTTATCAATACCAATTTAAAGACCATCAAGACAAAGAAATTTCTGTAGCTAATATTTATGATGAAAATTATGCGCCTATAACTATTGCATTGGATACGAAATTAACTCTAATTCAAAATATGCAAGCTTATTATAAAAAATACGATAAGTTAAAACGCTCTACGCAAATGTTAGAAATCCAAATAAAACGTTGCCAAAAAGATAGAGAATATGCTCTAACTATAGAAACTGCTATAGATGCTTGTACTACTATAGCCGATATTGAAGATATCAAAGCTGAAATGATTAAAGCTGGATTTTTACCACTTGAAAATAAGAAAAAAGCTTCTATTGCTCCATCTAAACCATTTAAATTTGCTCTACCTAATGGAATGTTTTTATTCGTCGGCAAAAACAATTATCAAAATGATAAACTCACTTTTAAAACAGCACATAGCGATGATATTTGGTTGCATACAAAAGATATCCCTGGCTCTCATGTTATCATTGATACTAAAGGCGATGAAGTAGATGAGGATACTCTATTTTTAGCTGCCCAAATCGCAGGATATTTCAGTAAGGCTCGTGGTTCTTCTAAAATTCCTGTTGATTATGTAGAATGTAGATATCTAAAAAAACCATCAGGAGCTAAACCTGGTTTTGTCATCTTTACAAATAATAAAACTTTATATGTAACACCTGATGAAGATGAAATCATGCCAATCATCAATAAAGATTTAAATAAAAAATAA
- a CDS encoding tyrosine-type recombinase/integrase, whose amino-acid sequence MATQGKILVYKRQGKKGITYTYRIEAGRDPVTGKRKCITKSGFKTAKEARAAAQPILNKLLLGKNIIESDITFFQFANEWLDDRKSSLKLATQHNLGISIDIANKYFSNKKMKDITSYEYQQFINDYATKVKYSTLNTRHHAIKSIFNYAVKFGIILNNPATDVELPKIKIPKKEITDLYLTKEELKDFLYFVKYKRYGGPSDYFYPLCVMLAYTGMRVGEACALTWEDVDFKNKTIFIHSTMFSKNYTHYERQDTPKNESSIRHIFMGETLINVLKDWKKLQLRLRLKNGGLTNKIDKENYVFTKFTRSVDGKHKEIVVIPNVIRSIFDYMNRIGAYPKHMHAHMLRHTHVSLLAETRKVSLTDIQARLGHSNDRITKEVYLHVTEKSKKDTARIFEEYIK is encoded by the coding sequence TTGGCTACACAAGGAAAAATATTAGTTTACAAAAGGCAAGGAAAAAAAGGAATTACCTACACATATAGAATAGAAGCAGGTCGCGATCCAGTAACAGGGAAAAGAAAATGTATTACTAAAAGTGGCTTTAAAACAGCCAAAGAAGCTAGAGCAGCTGCACAACCTATACTCAATAAATTATTGTTAGGGAAAAATATTATAGAATCAGATATTACTTTCTTTCAATTTGCCAATGAATGGCTAGATGATAGAAAAAGTAGCTTAAAATTAGCAACACAACATAATTTAGGAATTAGTATAGATATAGCAAACAAATACTTCAGCAATAAAAAAATGAAAGATATAACATCGTATGAATATCAGCAATTTATAAATGATTATGCTACAAAAGTTAAATATTCTACTTTAAACACCAGGCATCATGCTATAAAAAGTATTTTTAATTATGCTGTTAAATTTGGTATTATACTCAATAATCCAGCAACTGATGTGGAATTACCAAAAATAAAAATACCCAAAAAAGAAATAACAGATTTGTATTTAACAAAAGAAGAGCTAAAAGACTTCTTATATTTTGTAAAATATAAAAGATATGGCGGTCCGTCAGATTATTTTTATCCGTTATGTGTTATGCTTGCTTATACTGGTATGCGTGTTGGAGAAGCGTGTGCTTTAACGTGGGAAGATGTAGATTTTAAAAATAAAACTATATTTATTCATTCAACTATGTTTTCTAAAAATTACACGCACTATGAACGACAAGATACACCAAAGAATGAATCTAGTATTAGACATATATTTATGGGAGAAACATTGATTAATGTTTTAAAAGACTGGAAAAAACTTCAATTACGATTACGATTGAAAAATGGTGGATTAACTAATAAAATAGATAAAGAGAATTATGTATTTACTAAGTTTACTAGAAGTGTAGATGGCAAACATAAAGAAATAGTAGTAATACCAAATGTTATTAGAAGTATATTTGATTATATGAATAGAATAGGTGCATATCCAAAACATATGCATGCACATATGCTGCGACATACTCATGTGTCTTTGCTGGCTGAAACTAGAAAAGTAAGCCTAACAGATATACAAGCTCGTCTTGGCCACTCTAACGATAGGATAACAAAAGAAGTATATTTGCATGTTACGGAAAAATCAAAGAAAGATACAGCACGAATATTTGAAGAATATATAAAATAA
- a CDS encoding Ada metal-binding domain-containing protein, translated as MFRNLKRQTAFILLVLVTLLMTMSTALATTYVGSVNSDKFHYTYCRYAKRIYDENKVYFYSRDEAINSGYVPCKVCCP; from the coding sequence ATGTTTAGAAATCTAAAAAGACAAACAGCATTTATTTTATTAGTATTAGTTACTTTATTAATGACCATGAGTACAGCACTAGCTACTACTTATGTAGGTTCCGTAAATTCAGACAAATTCCATTATACTTACTGTAGATATGCGAAAAGAATTTATGATGAAAATAAAGTTTATTTCTATAGTAGAGATGAAGCTATTAATAGTGGATATGTTCCTTGTAAAGTATGTTGTCCATAA